In Sphingobium amiense, a genomic segment contains:
- a CDS encoding SufD family Fe-S cluster assembly protein, whose translation MNALALPTRRDEAWRYSDLDALATIWPVPAPVHIDVEAGQSAAHHLLQDAADGVAAVHDHVITVADGARCDFHLLNVGGRLGRVTFDVTLGRGAHFELHAAIIGGGEQVLEIVTKVRHAQPDATSGQTIRSILGQRATGSYLGSINVARDAQRTDAFQSVKAMLLDRTATANAKPELEIYADDVKCAHGATVGELDRAALFYMASRGMDPATAKTLLLKAFVAGVFDGVADEAVKDALEAAALAKLETLV comes from the coding sequence GTGAACGCTCTTGCCCTTCCAACGAGACGAGACGAGGCGTGGCGCTATAGCGATCTCGATGCGCTGGCGACCATATGGCCGGTGCCCGCACCTGTGCACATCGACGTGGAGGCTGGTCAGAGCGCGGCGCATCATCTGTTGCAGGACGCGGCGGACGGCGTGGCGGCGGTGCATGACCATGTCATTACGGTCGCGGATGGGGCGCGGTGCGATTTCCATCTGCTCAATGTCGGCGGCAGGCTGGGGCGCGTGACCTTCGACGTGACGCTGGGCAGAGGGGCGCATTTCGAACTCCATGCCGCGATCATCGGCGGCGGGGAGCAGGTGCTGGAGATCGTGACGAAGGTGCGCCACGCGCAGCCCGATGCCACCAGCGGCCAGACCATCCGCTCAATCCTTGGCCAGAGGGCGACGGGCAGTTACCTCGGCTCCATCAACGTGGCGCGCGATGCGCAGCGGACCGACGCCTTCCAGTCGGTGAAGGCGATGCTGCTGGACCGCACGGCGACGGCCAACGCCAAGCCGGAACTGGAGATTTACGCCGACGACGTGAAATGCGCCCATGGCGCGACGGTGGGCGAACTGGACCGGGCGGCGCTGTTCTACATGGCGTCGCGCGGCATGGACCCGGCGACCGCCAAGACGCTGCTGCTCAAGGCCTTCGTCGCGGGCGTGTTCGACG
- the sufC gene encoding Fe-S cluster assembly ATPase SufC, with protein sequence MLDIENLTNEIDGKAILKGLSLRIDAGEVHAIMGPNGAGKSTLAYTLGGRPGYEVTGGSATFEGADLLDMAPHERAAAGLFLGFQYPVEIPGVSNLQFLRESLNSQKRARGEAELNGGEFIRLAKEKAGLLGLDMEMLKRPVNVGFSGGEKKRAEMVQMGILDPKLAILDETDSGLDIDALKIVGAGINAIMRKSDKAVLLITHYQRLLDYVKPDYVHVLAGGRIVKSGGPELALELEREGYAEVVAA encoded by the coding sequence ATGCTTGATATTGAAAACCTGACCAACGAAATCGACGGCAAGGCGATCCTGAAAGGACTGTCGCTCCGCATCGACGCGGGCGAGGTCCATGCGATCATGGGGCCGAACGGCGCGGGCAAATCGACGCTGGCCTATACGCTGGGCGGGCGGCCGGGCTATGAGGTGACGGGCGGCAGCGCGACCTTCGAGGGCGCGGACCTGCTCGACATGGCGCCGCATGAACGCGCGGCGGCGGGACTGTTCCTGGGCTTCCAGTATCCGGTCGAGATACCGGGCGTTTCCAACCTGCAGTTCCTGCGCGAATCCCTGAACAGCCAGAAGCGCGCAAGGGGCGAGGCGGAGCTGAACGGCGGCGAGTTCATCCGGCTCGCGAAGGAAAAGGCGGGGCTTCTGGGCCTCGATATGGAGATGCTCAAGCGCCCGGTGAATGTCGGCTTTTCGGGCGGCGAGAAGAAGCGGGCCGAGATGGTGCAGATGGGCATCCTCGACCCGAAGCTGGCGATCCTCGACGAAACGGACAGCGGCCTCGACATCGACGCATTGAAGATCGTGGGCGCGGGCATCAACGCGATCATGCGCAAGAGCGACAAGGCGGTGCTGCTCATCACCCATTATCAGCGGCTGCTCGACTATGTGAAGCCGGACTATGTGCATGTGCTGGCCGGCGGGCGGATCGTGAAGTCGGGCGGGCCGGAACTGGCGCTGGAACTGGAGCGCGAGGGCTATGCCGAGGTGGTGGCCGCGTGA
- a CDS encoding endonuclease domain-containing protein → MAEHARANRRNPAEPEIRLWSILSGSQLGGFKFRRQAAVGEAIADFLCPQKRLIVEVDGDSHVDLSADARRTAKLEALGYHVFRVTNADVMQNLDGVARALLDRLESLPDRGAPHPNPSPEGEALITPQGQEF, encoded by the coding sequence ATGGCGGAACACGCCCGCGCCAACCGCCGCAATCCGGCCGAGCCGGAAATCAGGCTATGGAGCATCCTCTCTGGCTCCCAGTTGGGCGGCTTCAAGTTTCGTCGGCAGGCGGCGGTCGGCGAAGCCATCGCTGATTTCCTGTGCCCGCAGAAAAGGCTGATCGTCGAAGTCGATGGGGATAGCCACGTCGATCTCTCTGCCGACGCCCGTCGCACGGCGAAGCTGGAAGCACTGGGCTATCATGTTTTCCGCGTCACGAACGCCGATGTGATGCAAAATCTGGACGGCGTGGCGCGAGCGTTGCTCGACCGTCTCGAAAGCCTTCCCGATCGGGGAGCGCCCCACCCCAACCCCTCCCCTGAAGGGGAGGCGCTTATCACACCTCAAGGACAAGAATTTTGA
- the sufB gene encoding Fe-S cluster assembly protein SufB → MTDDVTTIRNQEAHEAAQRASAYEHGWSSAIEQDFAPKGLNEDTVRFISAKKGEPQWLLDWRLKAFAMWQQMEAPDWAKLNVPPIDYQDAYYYAEPKKKAELNSLDEVDPEILATYQKLGIPIAEQEVLAGVKGARKVAVDAVFDSVSVATTFRKELEEAGVIFRSISEAVKEYPDLIRKWLGKVVPMHDNYFATLNCAVFSDGTFVYIPKGVRCPMELSTYFRINAENTGQFERTLIVADEGSYVSYLEGCTAPMRDENQLHAAVVELVALDDAEIKYSTVQNWYPGDEQGKGGIYNFVTKRALCQGRNSKVSWTQVETGSAITWKYPSCVLNGENSVGEFYSVALTNNMQQADTGTKMIHNGKGSRSTIVSKGISAGRSNNTYRGLVRVAPGAEGVRNFTQCDSLLLGDQCGAHTVPYIEVRNPSAQIEHEATTSKISDDQLFYAMQRGLDQEAAVGLIVNGFAREVLQQLPMEFAVEAQKLLGISLEGSVG, encoded by the coding sequence ATGACCGACGACGTAACCACCATCCGCAATCAGGAAGCGCATGAGGCGGCGCAGCGCGCATCCGCCTATGAGCATGGCTGGTCGTCGGCCATCGAACAGGATTTCGCGCCCAAGGGGCTGAACGAGGATACGGTCCGCTTCATTTCGGCCAAGAAGGGGGAGCCGCAGTGGCTGCTCGACTGGCGGCTGAAGGCGTTCGCCATGTGGCAGCAGATGGAAGCGCCCGACTGGGCGAAGCTCAACGTGCCGCCGATCGACTATCAGGACGCCTATTATTATGCCGAGCCGAAGAAGAAGGCGGAGCTGAATTCGCTGGACGAGGTCGATCCCGAGATCCTCGCCACCTATCAGAAGCTGGGCATTCCCATCGCCGAGCAGGAAGTGCTGGCCGGGGTCAAGGGCGCGCGCAAGGTCGCGGTGGACGCGGTGTTCGACAGCGTCTCGGTCGCCACCACCTTCCGCAAGGAGCTGGAGGAAGCGGGCGTCATCTTCCGCTCGATCAGCGAGGCGGTGAAGGAATATCCCGACCTGATCCGCAAATGGCTGGGCAAGGTCGTGCCGATGCACGACAATTATTTTGCCACTTTGAACTGCGCGGTCTTTTCCGACGGGACGTTCGTCTACATCCCCAAGGGCGTGCGCTGCCCGATGGAGCTTTCCACCTATTTCCGCATCAATGCGGAGAATACGGGGCAGTTCGAACGCACGCTGATCGTCGCGGACGAGGGCAGCTATGTGAGCTATCTCGAAGGCTGCACCGCGCCGATGCGCGACGAGAACCAGTTGCACGCCGCGGTCGTCGAACTGGTCGCGCTGGACGATGCGGAGATCAAATATTCGACCGTGCAGAACTGGTATCCCGGCGACGAGCAGGGCAAGGGCGGCATCTATAATTTCGTGACGAAGCGGGCGCTGTGCCAGGGGCGCAACAGCAAGGTGAGCTGGACGCAGGTGGAAACGGGCAGCGCGATCACCTGGAAATATCCGTCCTGCGTGCTGAACGGCGAGAACAGCGTAGGCGAATTCTACTCGGTCGCGCTTACCAACAATATGCAGCAGGCCGATACCGGCACGAAGATGATCCACAACGGCAAGGGATCGCGGTCGACCATCGTGTCGAAGGGGATCAGCGCGGGGCGGTCGAACAACACCTATCGTGGGTTGGTGCGCGTGGCGCCGGGGGCTGAGGGCGTGCGCAACTTCACCCAGTGCGATTCGCTGCTGCTCGGGGATCAGTGCGGGGCGCATACCGTGCCCTATATCGAGGTGCGCAATCCGAGCGCCCAGATCGAGCATGAGGCGACGACGAGCAAGATCAGCGACGACCAGCTTTTCTACGCGATGCAGCGCGGGCTGGATCAGGAAGCGGCGGTGGGGCTGATCGTTAACGGCTTCGCCCGCGAGGTATTGCAGCAGCTGCCGATGGAGTTCGCGGTCGAGGCGCAGAAGCTGCTGGGCATCAGCCTTGAGGGGAGCGTGGGGTGA
- a CDS encoding RrF2 family transcriptional regulator, which yields MRLSSFADYAVVLMSAAARHCGAARMNATTLSAETGIPLPTAQKLVSRLSAAGLLESSRGTGGGVRLSRPPAAITLADVVEAVEGPIAMTACAETGAHDCSLETDCRIRPHMNVANNAIRSALAGVTIASLTREMA from the coding sequence ATGCGCCTGTCGAGTTTCGCCGATTATGCCGTGGTGCTGATGAGCGCCGCCGCGCGCCATTGCGGTGCTGCCCGTATGAACGCGACCACGCTGAGCGCCGAAACGGGCATCCCGCTGCCCACCGCGCAGAAGCTGGTGAGCCGTCTTTCGGCGGCGGGCTTGCTCGAATCGAGCCGGGGAACGGGCGGCGGCGTGCGCCTGTCCCGTCCGCCCGCCGCGATCACGCTGGCGGACGTGGTGGAAGCGGTGGAAGGCCCCATCGCCATGACCGCCTGCGCAGAGACGGGCGCGCATGACTGCAGTCTGGAAACGGACTGCCGCATCCGCCCGCACATGAATGTGGCGAACAACGCGATCCGCTCCGCGCTCGCCGGAGTGACGATCGCGAGTTTGACGAGAGAAATGGCATGA
- a CDS encoding helix-turn-helix domain-containing protein yields the protein MGLHHVDGTGGGLALPDGKGPLSYRVDGAQGPVKLRYIAPPAALRAYVGSLYLFTVSAPTFADQTRADVPQLRFMLEGEGDYHFRDGTVTATPPVCLLGPTMGATRFQLDRPSRVLGLSLLPAGWISLHGGDADAMADRLTDMGAAKGGVLADLLERLRPLGEDADAMAAICWAALAPVMRPLRQATWDLLAAVDDWLMGDGSPRPEALAEATGLSARQLARLTNRYYGAPPKLLARKYRALRCSAKIALDGISWQQLCEEGGFYDQSHFIREIKHFIGLTPHQLQTEPSAVAQLTLLRRSLGGDVAVINRLS from the coding sequence ATGGGGTTGCATCACGTCGATGGGACCGGCGGCGGTCTGGCGCTGCCTGATGGGAAGGGGCCGCTATCCTATCGGGTGGACGGGGCGCAAGGGCCGGTAAAGCTGCGCTATATCGCGCCGCCCGCGGCGTTGCGCGCCTATGTCGGGTCGCTTTACCTGTTCACGGTGTCCGCGCCGACATTCGCCGACCAGACACGCGCGGACGTGCCGCAGCTTCGCTTCATGCTGGAGGGCGAGGGCGACTATCATTTCCGCGACGGAACGGTGACGGCGACGCCGCCCGTCTGCCTGCTCGGTCCGACCATGGGCGCGACGCGGTTCCAACTGGATCGACCGTCGCGCGTGCTGGGCCTGTCGCTGCTGCCCGCCGGATGGATTTCGCTCCATGGCGGGGATGCGGACGCGATGGCGGACCGGCTGACGGATATGGGCGCGGCGAAGGGCGGCGTGCTCGCCGACCTGCTGGAACGGCTGCGGCCGCTGGGCGAGGATGCGGACGCGATGGCGGCGATATGCTGGGCGGCGCTGGCGCCCGTGATGCGGCCGCTGCGGCAGGCGACATGGGATCTGCTGGCGGCGGTGGACGACTGGCTGATGGGGGACGGATCGCCCCGGCCGGAGGCGCTGGCGGAGGCGACGGGTCTGTCGGCGCGCCAGCTTGCCCGGCTCACCAACCGCTATTATGGCGCGCCGCCCAAGCTGCTGGCGCGCAAGTACCGGGCGCTGCGCTGTTCGGCGAAGATCGCGCTCGACGGCATTAGCTGGCAGCAATTGTGCGAGGAGGGCGGCTTTTACGACCAGTCGCACTTCATCCGGGAAATCAAGCATTTCATCGGCCTGACCCCGCACCAGTTGCAGACCGAACCGAGCGCCGTCGCGCAACTGACGCTGCTGCGCCGGTCGCTGGGGGGCGATGTGGCGGTCATCAACCGGCTGTCCTGA
- a CDS encoding quinone-dependent dihydroorotate dehydrogenase yields MSYRLLRPLLFALDAERAHHLSIAALRFLPVPAMPAPDPALETTVAGIRFPNPVGLAAGYDKDGRIAHKMHGLGFGFAELGTLTPLAQPGNPQPRLFRLVEDRAVINRFGFNNGGQGAAADRIARYRRPKGSGGPVIGINIGANKDATAAGRGIADYATGVQVMAPLADYLTVNISSPNTPGLRALQGRAALDELLGAVMAARGGDPTPIFLKVAPDLEPADVEDIAAACLDHRVDALIVSNTTITRPALRSPHAGEAGGLSGAPLTDLSHQRLRDFRRLLGARLPLIGVGGIATADHAYARIRAGASLVQLYSAMVYEGPYLARRINRGLKALLARDGFANVADAVGADA; encoded by the coding sequence ATGTCCTACCGCCTGCTCCGCCCGCTGCTTTTCGCCCTCGATGCCGAGCGCGCGCATCATCTCTCGATCGCGGCGCTGCGCTTCCTGCCGGTTCCGGCGATGCCCGCGCCCGATCCCGCGCTGGAGACGACAGTGGCGGGCATCCGCTTCCCCAACCCCGTGGGCCTTGCCGCCGGTTATGACAAGGACGGGCGGATCGCGCACAAGATGCACGGCCTTGGCTTCGGCTTTGCCGAACTCGGCACGCTGACGCCGCTGGCGCAGCCGGGCAATCCTCAGCCGCGCCTGTTCCGCCTCGTCGAGGACCGCGCCGTCATCAACCGTTTCGGCTTCAACAATGGCGGGCAGGGCGCGGCGGCCGACCGCATCGCCCGCTACCGCAGGCCCAAGGGCAGCGGCGGCCCGGTCATCGGCATCAACATCGGCGCGAACAAGGACGCGACCGCCGCCGGGCGCGGCATCGCCGACTATGCGACGGGGGTTCAGGTCATGGCTCCGCTTGCCGATTATCTCACCGTCAACATCTCCTCCCCCAACACGCCGGGCCTGCGCGCGCTTCAGGGCCGCGCCGCGCTCGACGAGCTGCTGGGCGCGGTGATGGCGGCGCGGGGCGGCGACCCGACGCCGATCTTCCTCAAGGTCGCGCCCGACCTCGAACCCGCCGATGTGGAGGACATCGCCGCCGCCTGCCTCGACCACCGGGTCGATGCGCTGATCGTTTCCAACACCACCATCACCCGGCCCGCGCTGCGTTCGCCCCATGCCGGGGAAGCGGGCGGCCTCTCCGGCGCGCCGCTCACCGACCTGTCGCACCAGCGCCTTCGGGACTTCCGCCGCCTGCTGGGCGCGCGTCTGCCGCTGATCGGTGTGGGCGGCATCGCCACCGCAGATCACGCCTATGCCCGCATCCGCGCCGGAGCCTCCCTCGTCCAGCTCTACAGCGCCATGGTCTATGAGGGGCCATATCTCGCCCGCCGCATCAACCGCGGGCTGAAGGCGCTGCTCGCCCGCGATGGCTTCGCCAATGTCGCCGACGCCGTGGGGGCGGACGCATAG
- the ggt gene encoding gamma-glutamyltransferase, translated as MTSRFLGLLAPLALAALAPQPILAREPVAASATVSAADPRAALAGQEILRKGGSATDAAIAMMLTLGVVEPHNSGIGGGGFILHHDGRTGALDTIDGRETAPAAARPDRFMKDGKPLAFLDAWPGGYSVGVPGNLRMAWDAHRKWGRLPWADLFQPAIRYAEDGFQLGERTATALRATQQVWAGFPEIQKLFWVDGAPPPVGTLLKNPPLAALYKRIAAEGPDAFYTGENAKLLSAAVTGAPRNPVPMTEADIAGYRAIPRQPVCGTYRVWKVCGMGPASAGGVTVLEILGMVERFPLKQWGRDDPRSWHVIAEAMQLAYADRDTWLGDPAFVSVPVKGLTSPAYLRRRSALIRINRALNDYKPGTPPGAPRRTPAKPQPEEGTSHFLAVDRNGDIAAWTSTIESFFGSQLIANGVILNNELTDFSFTPEKNGAPVANRVEPGKRPLSSMSPTIVYDAKGKPVFTVGAAGGKTIIMQVAKALIAHFDWGMSAQDSIAQGLVFFDGNGLVLEQGTGVEALKAPLEKLGHRVSVTRLGLKANAAERLPDGHWQGAADPRSPGVSLQE; from the coding sequence ATGACTTCCCGCTTCCTCGGCCTGCTGGCCCCGCTCGCTCTCGCTGCCCTCGCTCCCCAGCCCATCCTCGCGCGCGAACCCGTCGCCGCCAGCGCCACCGTCTCCGCCGCCGACCCGCGCGCCGCGCTCGCGGGGCAGGAGATTTTGCGCAAGGGCGGCAGCGCGACCGACGCCGCCATCGCCATGATGCTGACGCTGGGCGTGGTGGAGCCGCACAATAGCGGCATCGGCGGCGGCGGCTTCATCCTCCATCATGACGGCCGCACCGGCGCGCTCGACACGATCGACGGCCGGGAAACCGCCCCCGCCGCCGCCCGCCCCGACCGCTTCATGAAGGACGGCAAGCCGCTCGCCTTCCTCGACGCCTGGCCCGGCGGCTATTCGGTCGGCGTGCCGGGCAATCTGCGCATGGCGTGGGACGCGCATCGCAAATGGGGCAGGCTGCCCTGGGCCGATCTGTTCCAGCCAGCGATCCGCTATGCGGAAGACGGCTTCCAGCTCGGCGAGCGCACCGCCACCGCGCTCCGCGCCACGCAGCAGGTTTGGGCCGGCTTCCCCGAAATCCAGAAACTCTTCTGGGTCGACGGCGCGCCTCCGCCGGTCGGCACGCTCCTTAAAAATCCGCCGCTCGCCGCCCTCTACAAGCGGATCGCCGCCGAAGGACCGGACGCCTTCTACACCGGCGAAAATGCGAAGCTGCTGAGCGCCGCCGTCACGGGCGCCCCCAGAAACCCCGTCCCCATGACGGAGGCGGACATCGCCGGTTACAGGGCGATCCCGCGCCAGCCGGTCTGCGGCACATATCGCGTCTGGAAAGTCTGCGGCATGGGTCCGGCTTCGGCGGGCGGCGTCACCGTGCTCGAAATCCTCGGCATGGTCGAACGCTTTCCGCTCAAACAATGGGGCAGGGACGATCCGCGAAGCTGGCACGTCATCGCCGAAGCGATGCAGCTCGCTTATGCCGACCGCGACACATGGCTGGGCGACCCCGCCTTCGTATCGGTCCCGGTAAAGGGTTTGACCTCCCCCGCCTATCTCAGGCGCCGCTCCGCCCTCATCCGGATCAACAGGGCACTCAACGACTATAAGCCCGGCACCCCGCCCGGCGCGCCACGCCGCACCCCTGCGAAACCGCAGCCCGAAGAAGGCACCAGCCATTTCCTCGCCGTCGACCGCAATGGCGACATCGCGGCATGGACATCCACCATCGAAAGCTTCTTCGGCAGCCAGTTGATCGCCAACGGCGTGATCCTCAACAACGAACTGACCGACTTCAGCTTCACGCCGGAAAAGAACGGCGCGCCCGTCGCCAATCGCGTCGAGCCGGGCAAGCGTCCGCTCTCGTCCATGTCCCCCACCATCGTCTATGATGCGAAGGGCAAGCCCGTCTTCACCGTGGGCGCGGCGGGCGGCAAGACCATCATCATGCAGGTCGCAAAGGCGCTGATCGCCCATTTCGACTGGGGCATGTCCGCGCAGGATTCGATCGCGCAGGGTCTTGTCTTCTTCGACGGCAATGGCCTCGTGCTCGAACAGGGCACCGGGGTCGAAGCCCTGAAAGCCCCGCTGGAAAAGCTCGGCCACCGCGTCAGCGTCACCCGCCTCGGCCTCAAGGCCAACGCCGCCGAGCGGCTGCCCGACGGCCACTGGCAGGGCGCCGCCGACCCGCGCAGCCCTGGCGTCTCCTTGCAGGAATAA
- a CDS encoding SufE family protein, with protein MAGMTDLPTIADLQDEYEFLDADDRYRLLIDLGKKLEPMPDALKTDATLVRGCSAAVWVYPTRTEDGRLHFLADSNAAITKGIIALVLLTVQDRSPAEIGAMDIEGALAPFDLKNQLSSNRTQGIPNMIALIRETAARYA; from the coding sequence ATGGCGGGCATGACCGATCTGCCGACCATTGCCGACCTTCAGGACGAATATGAGTTTCTCGATGCGGACGACCGCTATCGGCTGCTGATCGACCTCGGCAAAAAGCTGGAGCCGATGCCCGACGCGCTCAAGACCGACGCGACGCTGGTGCGCGGCTGTTCGGCGGCGGTGTGGGTCTATCCGACGCGGACAGAGGATGGGCGGCTGCATTTCCTGGCCGACAGCAACGCCGCGATCACCAAGGGGATCATCGCGCTGGTCCTGCTGACCGTGCAGGACCGTTCGCCCGCCGAGATCGGGGCGATGGACATCGAAGGGGCGCTCGCGCCGTTCGACCTTAAAAATCAGCTCAGTTCCAACCGGACGCAGGGCATTCCCAACATGATCGCGCTCATCCGCGAAACCGCCGCGCGCTATGCCTGA
- a CDS encoding aldose 1-epimerase family protein — translation MPDPDARFTIASPALSASIAPEGAELWSLADAHGRDLMTDADPRWWTGHAPLLFPFVGRSRGDVYRLDGRDYPMPQHGFARRKPFALVHQSDARVTLRLDADDESRAAYPFDFRLDMDFALDGPTLRMTATVANMGEAKMPFAFGYHPAFAWPLPYGGAAEDHRIVFEHPEPAPIRRVGDEPGLIARDTFPSPVEGDTLAPTHAMFEGDALIWDDLASRALTWGVPGQPHLRIAFPDTPWLGLWQKPGAHYLCVEPWAGMADPVGFTGDVWDKPGIMALLPGDTRSFRMDVTLVA, via the coding sequence TTGCCCGACCCAGACGCCCGCTTCACCATCGCCTCGCCCGCCCTGTCCGCCAGCATCGCGCCCGAAGGTGCGGAACTCTGGTCTCTCGCGGACGCGCACGGCCGCGATCTCATGACCGATGCCGATCCGCGCTGGTGGACGGGCCACGCGCCCCTGCTCTTCCCCTTCGTCGGCCGGTCGCGCGGCGACGTCTATCGCCTCGACGGGCGCGACTATCCCATGCCCCAGCACGGCTTCGCCCGCCGCAAGCCCTTCGCCCTCGTCCACCAGTCCGACGCGCGGGTGACGCTGCGCCTCGACGCCGACGACGAAAGCCGCGCCGCCTATCCCTTCGACTTCCGCCTCGACATGGATTTCGCGCTCGACGGCCCGACCCTGCGGATGACGGCGACCGTCGCCAATATGGGGGAAGCGAAAATGCCCTTCGCTTTCGGCTATCACCCCGCCTTTGCATGGCCGCTCCCCTATGGCGGCGCGGCGGAGGATCACCGCATCGTCTTCGAGCATCCCGAACCCGCCCCCATCCGCCGCGTCGGCGACGAACCCGGCCTCATCGCCCGCGATACCTTCCCCTCGCCGGTCGAAGGCGACACGCTCGCCCCGACCCATGCGATGTTCGAAGGCGACGCGCTCATCTGGGACGATCTCGCCAGCCGCGCGCTCACATGGGGCGTGCCCGGCCAGCCGCACCTGCGTATCGCCTTCCCCGACACACCCTGGCTCGGCCTCTGGCAGAAGCCCGGTGCCCATTATCTCTGCGTCGAACCCTGGGCCGGAATGGCCGATCCGGTCGGCTTCACCGGCGATGTGTGGGACAAGCCCGGCATCATGGCCCTCCTCCCCGGCGACACCCGCAGCTTCCGCATGGACGTGACGCTGGTCGCGTAA
- a CDS encoding peptide chain release factor 3 has product MTIPSRRTFAIISHPDAGKTTLTEKLLLEGGAIHLAGEVKARGANRRARSDWMKIEQQRGISVTSSVMTFERTRDGETITFNLLDTPGHEDFSEDTYRTLTAVDSAVMVIDAAKGIEPQTRKLFEVCRLRNVPIITFVNKVDREGREIFGLLDEVADQLQLDVCPMSWPAGMGGEFEGIYDFATNRLRQPTGPSREYEGKEAHLSGLDDPALADLLSPQALDRLREEAELAQGGYAEFDLDRYRAGDLTPVYFGSALKLFGVTELIDALGQHAPPPRPQPAEPAAVEPDQSEVTGFIFKVQANMDPMHRDRIAFMRLVSGKFRRGMKLTPSGSGKPLAVHSPILFFAQDRELADEAFPGDIIGIPNHGALRVGDTLSEKPGLRFTGLPNFAPEILRRVALKDPTKTKQLRKALDDLSEEGVIQVFYPEIGSQWIVGVVGQLQLEVLISRLEAEYKVAAGLEASPFDTARWISGDEAAVKDLIAYNGANMAKDRDGNLVFMAKSAWDIGYQQERHPKVKFSATRER; this is encoded by the coding sequence ATGACCATCCCTTCCCGCCGCACCTTCGCCATCATCTCGCACCCCGACGCGGGCAAGACCACGCTCACCGAAAAGCTGCTGCTGGAAGGCGGCGCGATCCACCTTGCGGGCGAAGTGAAGGCGCGCGGGGCCAACCGCCGCGCCCGGTCCGACTGGATGAAGATCGAGCAGCAGCGCGGTATTAGCGTCACCTCATCGGTCATGACGTTCGAGCGCACGCGCGACGGCGAGACGATCACCTTCAACCTGCTCGACACGCCGGGCCACGAGGATTTCTCCGAGGACACCTACCGCACCCTGACCGCCGTCGACTCCGCCGTCATGGTGATCGACGCGGCCAAGGGCATCGAGCCGCAGACCCGCAAGCTGTTCGAGGTGTGCCGCCTGCGCAACGTCCCCATCATCACCTTCGTCAACAAGGTGGACCGCGAGGGCCGCGAAATCTTCGGCCTGCTCGATGAAGTCGCCGACCAGCTCCAGCTCGACGTCTGCCCGATGAGCTGGCCCGCCGGCATGGGCGGCGAATTTGAGGGCATCTATGATTTCGCGACGAACCGCCTGCGCCAGCCGACCGGCCCGTCGCGCGAATATGAGGGGAAGGAAGCGCATCTCTCCGGCCTCGACGACCCCGCCCTTGCCGATCTCCTCTCCCCCCAGGCGCTGGATCGCCTGCGCGAGGAAGCGGAACTGGCGCAGGGCGGCTATGCCGAATTCGACCTCGACCGCTATCGTGCGGGCGATCTGACCCCGGTCTATTTCGGATCGGCGTTGAAGCTCTTCGGCGTCACCGAACTGATCGACGCGCTGGGCCAGCACGCCCCGCCGCCGCGCCCCCAGCCCGCCGAACCCGCCGCCGTCGAACCCGATCAGAGCGAAGTCACCGGCTTCATCTTCAAGGTTCAGGCGAACATGGACCCGATGCACCGCGACCGCATCGCCTTCATGCGCCTCGTCTCGGGCAAGTTCCGCCGCGGCATGAAGCTCACCCCCTCAGGGTCCGGCAAGCCGCTCGCGGTCCACTCGCCGATCCTCTTCTTCGCGCAGGACCGCGAACTGGCCGACGAAGCCTTTCCCGGCGACATCATCGGCATCCCCAACCATGGCGCGCTGCGCGTGGGCGACACGCTCTCCGAAAAGCCGGGCCTGCGCTTCACCGGCCTGCCCAATTTCGCGCCCGAAATCCTGCGCCGCGTGGCGCTGAAAGACCCGACCAAGACCAAGCAGCTCCGCAAGGCGCTGGACGACCTCAGCGAAGAAGGCGTCATCCAGGTCTTCTATCCCGAAATCGGCAGCCAGTGGATCGTCGGCGTCGTCGGCCAGCTTCAACTGGAAGTGCTGATCTCCCGCCTCGAAGCGGAATATAAGGTCGCCGCCGGTCTCGAAGCCTCGCCCTTCGACACCGCCCGCTGGATCAGCGGCGACGAAGCGGCGGTGAAGGATCTCATCGCCTATAATGGCGCCAACATGGCCAAGGACCGCGACGGCAATCTCGTCTTCATGGCGAAGAGCGCATGGGACATCGGCTACCAGCAGGAACGCCACCCCAAGGTGAAGTTCAGCGCCACCCGCGAACGCTAG